The Acidicapsa acidisoli genome contains a region encoding:
- a CDS encoding SpoIIE family protein phosphatase, translated as MTESTAPAKAFIDVEFVDLPQQVIAITELPFFIGRGQENGNHLSLDDMRISRKCAAISAGSSGFFIEDRGQREGIFVNGEPAHAHWLANGDRIRLGTDNACQLVFRLSPEAMAQEKAETKLRSILGSMGNNSADELNGLKLLLEATSLMHSELPLESVLATMLDHAIVVTHADRGMLLEPDESGVLQVELARGQGGKSLEPEAMNPSRSVLGRAIELETAVVNEDLNLAEMNLQSAQSVVLQLLRSSVVIPLYGGPRRQAGSSAETTHRQLLGAVYLDSKRTATFSALDRQILDALGAQAGSILENARLIEQERERQRLEQELSIAREIQQALIPQGLQDYPNFAIAGFHRPCNEVGGDYFDVFPVPDGRIAILIADVSGKGLGAALVATILQGALSGITLDVDPARVFGYLNRLLCSRAAIGRFVTMFFGLIDPDGTLEFIRAGHPSPLVMRQGIVSELYSGGSFPVGLVEEASYTSSRFQLEPEDTLLLYTDGVTEAEDRFGKLFQDTRLQETFGQYKDAPLKATQEGILSAVENFSQGASQSDDITLLLVRYRGPEKQQTAR; from the coding sequence ATGACGGAATCAACTGCTCCAGCCAAAGCGTTTATCGATGTTGAGTTCGTCGACCTGCCTCAACAGGTAATTGCGATCACTGAGCTCCCGTTCTTCATCGGACGAGGCCAGGAAAACGGCAATCATCTGTCTCTCGATGACATGCGCATCTCGCGCAAATGCGCGGCGATTTCTGCTGGCTCGTCCGGATTCTTCATTGAGGATCGCGGCCAGCGTGAGGGTATCTTCGTCAACGGCGAACCGGCTCACGCCCATTGGCTCGCCAATGGCGACCGGATCCGCCTCGGCACCGACAACGCATGCCAACTCGTCTTCCGCCTGTCCCCAGAGGCAATGGCCCAGGAAAAAGCCGAGACAAAACTGCGCAGCATTCTAGGCTCGATGGGAAACAACTCAGCCGACGAACTCAATGGGCTCAAGCTTCTTCTGGAAGCGACATCGCTCATGCATTCTGAGCTTCCACTGGAATCCGTGCTCGCCACGATGCTCGATCACGCCATTGTCGTCACCCACGCCGACCGCGGAATGTTGCTGGAGCCCGATGAATCCGGCGTGCTGCAGGTCGAGTTGGCACGCGGGCAAGGAGGCAAGAGTCTTGAACCAGAAGCGATGAACCCCAGCCGTTCGGTACTCGGCCGCGCCATCGAACTTGAAACAGCGGTGGTCAATGAGGATCTGAACCTGGCGGAGATGAATCTGCAAAGCGCGCAAAGCGTTGTTCTTCAACTGTTGCGCTCTTCGGTTGTAATTCCTTTGTACGGCGGGCCTCGGCGGCAAGCCGGCTCCTCTGCCGAAACCACACACCGGCAACTGCTAGGCGCCGTGTATCTCGATTCCAAGCGCACAGCCACGTTTTCGGCACTGGACCGCCAGATCCTGGATGCGCTGGGTGCGCAAGCCGGGAGCATTCTTGAAAACGCCCGGCTGATCGAGCAGGAGCGAGAACGCCAGCGCCTTGAGCAAGAGTTAAGCATCGCGCGCGAGATTCAACAGGCCCTGATTCCGCAAGGATTGCAGGACTACCCCAATTTCGCGATCGCTGGATTTCATCGCCCCTGTAACGAGGTGGGAGGCGATTATTTCGATGTCTTCCCTGTGCCGGATGGCCGCATAGCGATCTTGATTGCCGACGTATCCGGCAAGGGCCTCGGCGCTGCCCTGGTCGCAACCATACTGCAGGGAGCGCTTTCAGGAATCACCTTGGATGTCGATCCAGCAAGAGTTTTCGGTTATTTGAACCGGTTGCTCTGCAGCCGCGCAGCGATTGGCCGCTTCGTAACCATGTTCTTCGGACTAATCGATCCTGACGGTACCCTTGAATTTATCCGCGCTGGTCATCCTTCTCCACTGGTAATGCGCCAAGGAATCGTCAGCGAACTCTATTCCGGTGGGTCTTTCCCGGTCGGTTTGGTAGAGGAAGCGTCTTACACCTCTTCCCGTTTTCAGCTCGAACCGGAAGATACACTGTTGCTCTATACCGATGGCGTAACCGAAGCAGAGGACAGATTCGGCAAACTGTTTCAAGATACGCGGCTTCAGGAAACATTCGGTCAGTACAAAGACGCACCTTTGAAAGCCACTCAAGAAGGAATACTGAGTGCCGTCGAAAACTTTTCCCAGGGAGCAAGCCAGTCGGACGATATCACGCTTCTTTTGGTACGCTACCGCGGTCCTGAGAAACAGCAGACGGCAAGGTGA
- a CDS encoding ATP-binding protein, giving the protein MPEPSARMPKEQIALCGSLDELARVWPWVEELSAEYAISADVCFAINLCLEEALSNIVRHGYKRDCARPITVSCSVSTHPSTKRELVFVIEDKAPHFNPLDPALLNQADIAHTLDDVTPGGQGIRLLHKFAGSLHYEPLVEGNRLMIGFPIPPAGHS; this is encoded by the coding sequence ATGCCCGAACCCTCGGCGCGTATGCCGAAAGAGCAGATCGCGCTATGCGGCAGTTTAGACGAGTTAGCCCGTGTGTGGCCTTGGGTGGAAGAACTCTCCGCCGAGTATGCAATTTCAGCCGATGTATGTTTCGCCATCAACCTCTGTCTTGAAGAGGCGCTTTCCAACATTGTTCGCCATGGATATAAGAGAGACTGTGCCCGCCCCATTACAGTGAGTTGTTCCGTCAGTACGCATCCTTCCACTAAGCGGGAACTTGTCTTCGTCATCGAAGATAAGGCCCCGCATTTCAATCCACTCGATCCTGCCCTATTGAATCAGGCAGATATCGCCCACACTCTGGACGATGTGACGCCAGGCGGTCAGGGCATCCGGCTCCTGCATAAATTCGCTGGATCACTTCACTATGAACCGTTGGTGGAGGGGAACCGCCTTATGATTGGCTTTCCGATCCCACCGGCAGGGCATAGTTGA
- a CDS encoding STAS domain-containing protein has protein sequence MNISTEEMDGGVTRVVLDGRMDIEGAAKVDLKMNVVAGSAKFLLLDLHGVTFMGSMGLRSIVVPAKNVHRRGGKVVLFAPQPMVEEVIKASSIDQIIPIRHDLEPALEILK, from the coding sequence ATGAACATCTCCACCGAAGAAATGGACGGCGGCGTGACTCGAGTCGTCCTCGATGGGCGCATGGATATTGAAGGCGCAGCTAAGGTCGATCTGAAGATGAATGTCGTCGCCGGCAGTGCCAAATTTCTGTTGCTGGACCTGCATGGGGTCACGTTCATGGGCTCTATGGGACTGCGCTCGATTGTCGTTCCGGCCAAGAATGTGCATCGCCGGGGTGGTAAGGTGGTCTTATTCGCGCCTCAGCCAATGGTGGAGGAAGTCATCAAGGCTAGCAGCATCGACCAGATCATTCCGATCCGTCACGATCTCGAGCCTGCACTGGAAATCCTGAAGTAG
- a CDS encoding sigma-54 interaction domain-containing protein: MSLGPVTRGRSMLHSPMPGVFAVDSDIDQNCSDRSFKDIVGESPALKAALTKVQRVAPTGSTVLVLGETGTGKELIARAIHNLSDRCRRPFVKLNCAAIPSDLLESELFGHEKGAFTGALTQRIGRFETAHTGTLFLDEIGDLPLSLQPKLLRVLQEREFERLGGTRTHQIDVRLVAATHRDLTEMVNRGQFRSDLYYRINVFPITVPPLRARPEDIPQLVQHFVDIYARRIGMQIDHIAKETMAAFQAYAWPGNIRELQNLVERSVILASNGELPNPLPPSDCIHVEASSGLGTFKESQRALILRALEACAWIIGGQRGAAAKLGLKRTTLITKMRYFGITRPGATFDTTWQSLSD; this comes from the coding sequence ATGAGCCTTGGACCAGTAACGCGAGGTCGCTCAATGTTGCATTCTCCTATGCCAGGTGTATTCGCTGTCGACAGTGACATCGACCAGAATTGTTCTGACCGCAGCTTCAAGGACATCGTGGGCGAGAGTCCAGCCTTGAAAGCCGCTCTGACAAAGGTGCAGCGGGTGGCACCCACGGGCTCTACAGTTCTGGTCCTCGGAGAAACGGGAACAGGAAAGGAGTTAATCGCCCGCGCTATTCACAACCTGAGTGATCGGTGTAGGCGCCCGTTTGTAAAGCTAAATTGCGCCGCGATTCCGTCGGATCTTTTGGAAAGCGAACTGTTCGGCCACGAGAAAGGCGCCTTCACTGGTGCTCTCACGCAACGGATCGGCCGGTTTGAGACGGCGCATACTGGAACATTGTTCCTTGATGAAATCGGCGATCTTCCGCTCTCGTTGCAGCCCAAGCTGCTGCGGGTTCTCCAAGAGCGGGAATTTGAACGCCTCGGGGGAACCCGCACGCATCAGATTGATGTTCGGCTCGTTGCGGCGACGCATCGCGATTTGACGGAAATGGTCAATCGCGGGCAATTCCGAAGCGATCTCTACTATCGGATTAATGTATTCCCCATTACCGTGCCACCGCTTCGCGCACGTCCGGAGGACATACCGCAGCTTGTACAGCACTTTGTTGACATCTACGCCCGACGAATTGGGATGCAGATCGATCACATCGCCAAAGAGACAATGGCTGCGTTCCAAGCGTATGCTTGGCCCGGCAACATACGAGAACTTCAAAACCTCGTAGAACGATCCGTAATCCTTGCTAGTAACGGGGAACTCCCGAATCCCTTACCCCCATCTGATTGCATTCACGTGGAAGCGAGCTCGGGGCTGGGCACCTTCAAAGAGTCGCAGCGAGCTCTAATTCTGCGCGCGTTAGAGGCGTGCGCGTGGATCATCGGGGGGCAACGCGGCGCAGCCGCGAAGCTCGGATTAAAACGTACCACCCTGATAACGAAGATGAGATATTTTGGCATTACACGCCCTGGAGCAACATTCGACACAACCTGGCAATCATTGTCAGACTAG
- a CDS encoding response regulator, with the protein MAMDIQLIRVLAVDDHPIFRQGITSLLADHPDMQLVAEGSSGLEAVRLFRAHKPDVTLMDLQMPEMNGLDAIISIRGEFPEARIIVLTTYSGDVQVLRALKAGAHAYLLKSTMHKDLVDMIRAVHSGKKALSPGVSFELAEHATDDALTPAEIDVLRLIATGNSNKQIAGILSVAEDTVKGRVKNILSKLNANDRTHAATIGLKRGIIEL; encoded by the coding sequence ATGGCTATGGATATTCAACTAATCCGAGTTCTGGCGGTCGACGATCACCCTATTTTCCGCCAGGGAATCACCAGCCTCCTGGCTGACCACCCCGACATGCAACTGGTTGCGGAGGGATCCAGCGGTCTTGAGGCTGTCCGCCTGTTCCGCGCTCATAAGCCTGATGTTACGCTGATGGATTTGCAGATGCCGGAGATGAATGGACTCGATGCGATCATATCGATTCGTGGCGAATTTCCTGAAGCAAGGATAATCGTACTCACGACATATAGTGGCGATGTGCAAGTGCTCCGAGCCCTCAAGGCCGGTGCACACGCCTATCTTCTAAAAAGTACCATGCACAAAGATCTTGTGGACATGATCCGCGCAGTTCACAGCGGTAAGAAGGCCTTGTCGCCTGGAGTTTCGTTTGAACTGGCTGAACACGCAACGGATGATGCACTGACACCAGCGGAAATCGATGTCCTTCGCCTGATCGCCACCGGAAATTCAAACAAACAAATCGCGGGTATCCTTTCGGTTGCCGAAGACACGGTCAAAGGCCGGGTTAAGAACATCCTGTCGAAGTTGAATGCGAATGATCGAACTCATGCCGCCACGATAGGCCTGAAGCGCGGAATCATCGAACTCTAA
- a CDS encoding sensor histidine kinase: MPGYDKTRLKLAAFVVGALSLLLLCPSTLALDPSHDVSQYAHTAWLVRDGFTQGYIRSIAQTPDGYIWLGTGFGLFRFDGVRVEPWQPPLNGEPLPSNFIVCLHVGRDGTFWIGTMTGLASWKDGKLTRYPSLSGLLIASILEDRNGTVWVGSSSLASPGKLCAMDRINGDCRGSGAPLPKGVSFLHEDGHGVLWVVAPDGVWRWRPGPPKYYHMPFATAVVPDLAEASDGTLLIPLPGELAQFGGGKLETQHPYPAQARNVDGTRILRDRDGGVWIGTAGAGVVHLHHGRTDAFSQADGLSGDLVTSLFEDREGDVWVATLSGLDRFRNYAVATYAQHEGFATIPGRGSVVEAKDGSIWTGSNDGLRMWKHGELTIYGTADDHKSQSKTVWFPVHYVGSRGLGDRVSVSVFSDNAGRILVSTPYAFGYMENGRFVSIRGVPGGVVTSVAQDKQGELWIANEGQGLIRLSRNGTVQRISWANIGHRDGAQSLAADRSTGGLWLGFDGGGVAYFSDGQIKETYGRAEGMGNGRVSALHIETDDTVWAATEGGLSRIKNGRVLTLTSKNGLPCDAIHWITQDEKHAFWLNMTCGLVRIVRSELDAWGAESQQKIQPLVFDSSDGVSNAPIGMQVGSQAIWPSDGKMWFQGYLGGVSVIDPQHLPSNQIPPPVDIERITANGNIYEASNGIRLPPQIRDLKIDYAALSFVAPEKVQFRYQLEGQSRNKWEVTTDREVRYSNLAPGNYVFRLIACNNSGVWNDTGASLHFSIAAAYYQTTWFRLCCVTALLLLLWGAYLFRVRQLEAQFTAGMEARVEERTRMARDLHDTLLQSFSALLPHLQTVSNVLPSQPDEAKRRVDRAIEQATNAVIEGRDTVHALRSSGSAATDLDLAISNFAKEFLSGAASEPVPEIHVQIEGPPVPLNPIIRDEVYRIATEAVRNAIRHANARRIEVEIRYDEQHLRLRIGDNGTGIDPAILNRDHKAGHWGLRGMRERAKLVGGTLEVWSQPNVGTEIELSIPAASVYAKPPSVRWSILSSFRRS, from the coding sequence ATGCCAGGGTACGACAAAACACGGCTCAAACTCGCGGCTTTCGTCGTCGGCGCGTTAAGTCTGCTGCTCTTGTGTCCTTCCACACTTGCGTTAGACCCTTCACACGACGTGAGTCAATACGCCCACACTGCGTGGCTGGTTCGCGACGGCTTCACGCAAGGCTACATCAGGTCAATTGCGCAGACGCCAGACGGCTACATCTGGCTGGGCACCGGCTTCGGGTTGTTTCGGTTCGACGGCGTCCGCGTTGAGCCTTGGCAGCCACCGTTGAATGGCGAACCACTTCCCAGCAATTTTATTGTGTGCCTCCATGTCGGCCGCGACGGCACTTTCTGGATCGGCACAATGACAGGCTTGGCGAGCTGGAAGGACGGCAAACTCACTCGATACCCGAGCCTTTCTGGCTTGCTTATCGCTTCGATTCTTGAGGATCGCAACGGGACTGTTTGGGTCGGAAGCTCCTCGTTGGCATCGCCTGGAAAGCTCTGCGCGATGGATAGAATAAATGGTGACTGCCGTGGATCGGGTGCCCCCCTCCCTAAGGGAGTGAGTTTCCTGCATGAAGATGGCCACGGCGTGCTATGGGTCGTGGCGCCTGACGGAGTTTGGCGATGGAGGCCCGGTCCCCCAAAGTACTATCACATGCCATTTGCGACGGCTGTTGTGCCAGATCTGGCTGAGGCCAGTGATGGAACCCTATTGATTCCTTTGCCAGGAGAGCTCGCTCAATTCGGGGGAGGGAAACTGGAAACTCAGCATCCTTACCCCGCTCAGGCACGCAACGTCGATGGGACAAGAATTCTCAGGGACCGCGACGGAGGCGTCTGGATTGGAACTGCGGGAGCCGGTGTTGTGCATCTTCATCACGGACGCACCGACGCATTTTCACAGGCTGATGGACTCTCCGGCGATCTCGTCACCTCGCTCTTCGAAGATCGCGAAGGGGATGTCTGGGTCGCCACCTTGAGCGGGCTTGATCGTTTTCGCAACTACGCAGTCGCGACGTACGCCCAACACGAGGGCTTTGCAACGATCCCCGGAAGGGGCTCTGTGGTGGAGGCCAAAGATGGAAGTATATGGACGGGCAGCAATGATGGTTTGAGGATGTGGAAACACGGAGAATTGACGATCTACGGTACAGCCGACGATCACAAATCACAATCAAAGACTGTATGGTTCCCTGTGCACTATGTTGGAAGTCGTGGATTGGGTGACCGTGTATCCGTGTCTGTTTTTTCGGACAATGCTGGCCGAATCCTGGTATCGACTCCATATGCGTTCGGCTACATGGAGAATGGCCGGTTTGTGTCAATACGAGGTGTTCCAGGGGGAGTTGTAACGTCCGTTGCCCAGGACAAGCAAGGGGAGCTCTGGATCGCGAACGAAGGCCAGGGTCTCATACGGTTATCGAGGAACGGAACTGTCCAGCGAATCTCTTGGGCCAACATCGGGCACAGAGACGGTGCGCAGTCTTTGGCGGCCGATCGCTCGACGGGCGGCCTGTGGCTTGGATTTGATGGGGGTGGAGTCGCGTATTTCAGTGACGGTCAAATCAAAGAAACCTACGGACGTGCGGAAGGGATGGGCAATGGCAGGGTCAGTGCGCTGCACATCGAGACCGATGATACCGTTTGGGCGGCAACCGAAGGTGGCTTAAGCCGAATCAAGAATGGCCGGGTTCTCACACTGACGAGCAAGAATGGCCTGCCCTGCGACGCGATTCATTGGATCACACAAGACGAAAAACACGCGTTCTGGCTCAACATGACCTGCGGTCTGGTCCGTATAGTGCGCAGCGAATTGGATGCGTGGGGCGCCGAATCCCAACAAAAGATTCAGCCGTTAGTTTTCGACAGCTCCGACGGAGTGTCGAATGCACCCATCGGAATGCAGGTAGGCTCCCAAGCAATCTGGCCATCAGACGGGAAAATGTGGTTCCAAGGATATCTTGGAGGTGTAAGCGTAATTGATCCGCAGCATCTTCCGAGTAATCAGATTCCGCCACCAGTAGACATTGAGCGAATCACCGCGAATGGCAATATCTACGAGGCGTCGAACGGAATACGCCTCCCACCCCAAATTCGCGATCTTAAGATCGATTACGCCGCGCTCAGTTTTGTCGCGCCGGAAAAAGTTCAGTTTCGCTACCAACTGGAAGGGCAGAGTCGTAACAAGTGGGAGGTCACGACCGATCGCGAGGTGCGATACTCAAATCTCGCGCCGGGTAATTACGTCTTTCGTCTGATCGCCTGCAACAACAGCGGCGTGTGGAACGATACGGGGGCCTCTCTGCACTTTTCAATCGCGGCGGCCTACTACCAAACCACCTGGTTCCGTCTCTGCTGTGTGACTGCACTTCTCCTGTTGTTGTGGGGGGCCTATCTCTTCCGGGTTCGGCAGTTGGAAGCACAGTTTACGGCGGGGATGGAGGCGCGCGTAGAAGAACGAACCCGCATGGCGCGAGACCTTCACGACACTTTGCTGCAAAGCTTCAGTGCGTTGCTGCCTCATCTTCAAACTGTATCCAATGTGCTTCCGTCGCAGCCGGATGAGGCCAAGCGGCGCGTCGACCGTGCAATCGAGCAAGCGACGAATGCGGTTATCGAAGGCAGGGATACTGTACATGCGCTGCGCTCGAGTGGATCAGCTGCAACTGACCTGGACCTGGCGATCAGCAATTTTGCAAAAGAATTTCTGAGCGGCGCAGCCTCGGAACCGGTCCCCGAGATTCATGTGCAGATCGAGGGACCTCCCGTGCCTCTCAATCCCATCATCCGTGACGAAGTGTACCGGATTGCGACGGAGGCGGTACGCAATGCGATCAGGCATGCGAATGCCCGTCGAATCGAGGTTGAAATCCGATACGATGAGCAACACCTGCGACTCAGGATTGGTGATAATGGAACAGGAATTGATCCTGCTATTCTCAACCGTGATCACAAGGCCGGACATTGGGGCTTGCGGGGGATGCGGGAACGCGCAAAACTCGTAGGGGGTACGCTGGAGGTCTGGAGTCAGCCGAACGTCGGCACTGAGATCGAGTTGAGTATTCCCGCGGCAAGTGTTTACGCAAAGCCACCCTCCGTGCGTTGGTCCATCTTATCCAGTTTCCGGCGAAGTTAA
- a CDS encoding glucose 1-dehydrogenase, translating to MRSKDQAVGGNAKKLLGKVAVITGGSTGMGLATAKRFVDEGMDRVFITGRRKDALDAAVAEIGSNAVGIQGDVANLKDLDHLYEVVQSSGRKLDVVFANAGISQIGPLGSVDETFFDLHFNVNVKGLFFTVQKALPLLRDGASIILNASIATIKGFPGISVYSATKGAVRSFARTWTNELRDRRIRVNAISPGHIDTPIFESWEKGEALTKIKDELAKNVPLGRLGDPDEIAKVVAFLASDEASYISGIELFVDGGVAQI from the coding sequence GTGAGAAGCAAGGATCAGGCGGTTGGAGGCAACGCCAAGAAGCTATTGGGAAAGGTCGCCGTCATCACGGGAGGCTCGACGGGAATGGGGCTGGCGACAGCAAAGAGGTTCGTTGACGAGGGTATGGATCGCGTATTCATCACGGGTCGCCGTAAAGATGCATTGGATGCCGCAGTTGCGGAAATTGGTTCCAATGCTGTTGGAATTCAGGGAGACGTGGCGAATCTGAAGGATCTCGACCATCTGTATGAAGTCGTTCAGAGTTCCGGTCGGAAACTAGATGTAGTCTTCGCGAATGCTGGCATCTCACAAATCGGGCCTTTAGGAAGCGTAGACGAAACGTTCTTCGATCTTCACTTCAATGTAAATGTGAAAGGACTATTTTTCACAGTGCAGAAGGCCCTCCCTCTGTTAAGGGATGGCGCCTCAATCATTCTCAACGCATCAATCGCAACCATAAAAGGGTTCCCAGGTATCAGCGTATACAGCGCCACGAAGGGCGCTGTGCGGTCCTTCGCGCGTACCTGGACGAATGAACTCCGCGACAGGCGTATTCGTGTGAATGCAATCAGTCCTGGTCACATCGACACGCCGATCTTCGAAAGTTGGGAAAAGGGCGAAGCCCTAACCAAGATAAAAGACGAACTCGCGAAAAACGTTCCTCTAGGCCGTCTCGGAGATCCAGATGAAATTGCGAAGGTTGTCGCGTTTCTCGCGTCGGATGAGGCAAGTTACATCTCGGGCATTGAACTCTTTGTGGATGGCGGTGTAGCTCAAATCTAA
- a CDS encoding YkgB family protein: protein MAHSVSGPATESPMSRTTDEIISAITRFGHRMLSYGLALVIGWIGMMKFTEYEARGIEPLVVHSPLLGWMYHLWTVRQFSDGLGVVEVAIAILIALRHWSPKACAIGSAAAVLMFLTTLSFLFSTPGWEQSLGGFPALSAMPGQFLLKDIVLLGASIWSLGEALTT from the coding sequence ATGGCACATTCAGTCAGCGGTCCGGCTACAGAAAGCCCGATGAGCAGAACAACAGATGAAATCATCTCGGCAATTACTCGCTTCGGTCATCGAATGCTTAGTTATGGTCTAGCGCTCGTGATCGGTTGGATTGGCATGATGAAATTCACCGAATACGAGGCACGGGGCATCGAGCCTCTCGTTGTACACAGTCCATTGTTGGGTTGGATGTATCACCTTTGGACTGTTCGACAGTTTTCCGACGGGTTGGGGGTGGTTGAAGTTGCCATAGCAATATTGATCGCGCTGCGTCACTGGTCGCCGAAGGCGTGCGCAATCGGAAGCGCCGCCGCAGTTCTGATGTTTCTGACGACGCTTTCGTTTTTGTTTTCGACGCCTGGTTGGGAACAGAGCCTGGGCGGCTTTCCGGCACTCTCCGCTATGCCGGGCCAGTTCTTGCTCAAAGACATTGTTTTGCTGGGTGCCTCAATCTGGTCACTCGGCGAGGCATTGACGACATAA
- a CDS encoding RNA polymerase sigma factor: MSRRYAVFPNVCAPDRRIRPDDEIVLAARAGSPVAFTELHGIYSRRLYNVIVAITKNPEDAEDALQETFLRAFLGIHSFEGRSTIYSWLTRIAINSALMILRKRRARSEILLDLQPDGTNKTFCLDFQDTSLGPEEVCDLQQRSAKVTRAIDKLGPHIRETLRMRIDKEASVEEISQALKISGAAVKSRLHRARRQLSARPDLKRLAASQH; encoded by the coding sequence ATGAGTCGTCGCTATGCTGTTTTTCCGAATGTCTGTGCCCCAGACCGAAGGATCCGACCAGATGATGAGATCGTTTTGGCTGCCCGAGCAGGATCACCCGTAGCTTTCACTGAACTGCATGGAATCTATTCGCGTCGCCTCTATAACGTCATCGTTGCTATAACAAAGAATCCAGAAGATGCCGAAGATGCGTTACAAGAGACGTTCTTGCGCGCCTTTCTGGGAATTCATTCCTTTGAAGGCAGATCGACGATATATTCGTGGCTGACCCGAATCGCCATCAACTCCGCGCTTATGATACTTCGCAAACGGCGCGCTCGATCCGAGATACTGCTTGACCTGCAACCCGATGGCACAAACAAAACATTCTGTCTCGATTTCCAGGATACTTCCTTAGGCCCTGAGGAGGTCTGCGATCTTCAACAGCGTTCAGCCAAGGTTACGCGCGCGATTGACAAGCTTGGCCCTCATATTCGAGAAACTCTTCGGATGCGGATAGACAAAGAGGCCTCTGTCGAAGAGATTAGCCAGGCATTGAAAATTAGCGGAGCAGCCGTTAAGTCTCGCCTGCATCGGGCGCGGCGGCAACTTTCCGCGAGACCTGACCTCAAGCGCTTGGCGGCAAGCCAACACTGA
- a CDS encoding YkgB family protein has translation MNDHLSVHAMNSGSDDRSSSGSPRQSGRNLTRLAAWVSDRHLPFLVISIGMIVMLLWAGAFKMTVPGAEGIVPLVSNSPLIWWHFKIFGPYIGSDIIGSTEWLAAILFIVGYWRPKAGMVGGMITVLMFSTTSSMLLSTPGTLITVHGMRYMNNLGLFLYKDVIALGASLYLFSYFGHRALLEENRS, from the coding sequence ATGAATGACCACCTATCAGTCCACGCAATGAATTCAGGTAGCGACGACCGATCTTCCTCCGGCTCACCAAGACAATCCGGAAGGAATTTGACGAGATTGGCAGCCTGGGTCAGCGATCGTCATCTTCCATTCCTGGTCATCAGCATCGGAATGATTGTGATGCTTCTGTGGGCCGGGGCGTTCAAGATGACGGTTCCCGGCGCCGAGGGCATAGTCCCCTTAGTGTCCAACAGTCCTCTCATCTGGTGGCACTTCAAAATATTTGGACCTTACATCGGCTCAGATATCATCGGTTCCACAGAATGGCTCGCAGCCATATTGTTTATAGTGGGCTACTGGAGGCCTAAAGCCGGCATGGTCGGCGGCATGATCACAGTGCTCATGTTCTCGACAACCAGCTCAATGCTACTGTCGACCCCGGGCACACTCATCACAGTTCACGGCATGCGATACATGAACAACCTGGGACTATTTCTATACAAGGATGTCATCGCACTTGGTGCATCCCTGTACTTGTTTAGCTACTTTGGTCATAGAGCCCTCCTTGAAGAAAACAGAAGCTAA
- a CDS encoding Rossmann-fold NAD(P)-binding domain-containing protein: MVDDEPNRASRSSGPKTGLGQEIYRAEVAGAITSLFVVTKPFGGTDADGIAFAIFVSHQKTIWPRPAALEKGSAGARYHAIAEEGVALKDIATAIGHGLHAPVISISREQAQEHFGFLGFFAGRDAHTSSAKTREQIGWNPCFQKTGIAFSNFLPAKAFRAPIHFIV, translated from the coding sequence ATGGTTGATGATGAGCCCAACAGGGCGAGTCGCTCATCCGGGCCCAAAACCGGACTTGGGCAGGAGATCTACAGAGCGGAGGTCGCGGGTGCGATTACCTCTCTCTTCGTGGTGACGAAGCCGTTTGGAGGTACGGACGCCGATGGCATCGCATTCGCTATCTTTGTTAGTCACCAGAAAACAATCTGGCCAAGGCCGGCTGCGCTGGAAAAGGGATCGGCGGGAGCCCGGTATCACGCTATTGCCGAAGAGGGCGTGGCGCTTAAAGACATCGCCACCGCTATCGGCCACGGCCTGCACGCGCCTGTTATTTCCATTTCACGGGAACAGGCCCAGGAGCATTTCGGCTTCCTCGGGTTCTTCGCTGGGAGGGACGCTCATACCTCCAGCGCGAAGACCCGCGAGCAGATTGGATGGAACCCATGCTTCCAGAAGACCGGCATCGCCTTCTCCAACTTCCTCCCGGCTAAAGCCTTTCGAGCGCCCATCCATTTTATTGTCTAA